Proteins from one Staphylococcus sp. IVB6214 genomic window:
- a CDS encoding YojF family protein has translation MQPITNEAVQALLDQFANKPVYLHVETTNGAYANHFDQRVFNAGTFLRNIQVTFQHAQLKGGDKDPFRVGLKLNNNGWVYVQGLTHYELNDNGEFLLAGFNYEGQLAAALEISHHPFDT, from the coding sequence TTGCAACCGATTACCAATGAAGCCGTTCAAGCATTGTTAGATCAATTTGCGAATAAGCCTGTCTACTTACACGTTGAGACAACAAACGGGGCATACGCCAATCACTTTGATCAACGTGTTTTTAATGCAGGGACTTTTTTACGCAATATTCAAGTCACTTTTCAACATGCACAACTCAAAGGTGGCGACAAAGATCCATTTCGTGTAGGCTTAAAATTAAACAACAATGGCTGGGTCTATGTACAAGGACTCACGCATTACGAATTAAATGATAATGGTGAATTTTTACTTGCTGGTTTTAACTATGAAGGGCAGTTGGCAGCTGCACTCGAAATCAGCCATCATCCATTTGACACATAA
- a CDS encoding MurR/RpiR family transcriptional regulator, with protein MKLENRIQKYRHTLTKTDQKIADYILKLEDHTDIGAIHTIAMAVDVSPSSITRFVYKLGYDGFQSFRFAVLHERQTEKIDNTPSIQVLHQHYMSILNHTGEFIVEDDLMYLVRAIQESEKLIFIGIGSSGLSAQEFYFRTARMGFNTIAITDAHLMSIIGQMCSARTTIVALTNSGATKEIITSIAHGQASGAKIIALSHFETEALTRHCTRIITTADKRHTHDAYFINSQLSNQFIIDLVSYHLLQDATCLEHYSRSHHELISKHSHSKNSNDFTQ; from the coding sequence ATGAAACTTGAAAATCGCATTCAAAAATATCGTCATACTCTGACGAAAACCGATCAAAAAATTGCGGACTATATTCTGAAACTAGAAGACCATACAGATATTGGGGCAATTCATACAATTGCTATGGCAGTCGATGTCTCACCCTCCAGTATTACACGCTTCGTCTATAAACTCGGTTATGACGGCTTCCAATCCTTTCGTTTTGCAGTCTTACATGAACGACAAACTGAAAAAATTGATAACACTCCTTCGATACAAGTACTACACCAACACTATATGTCTATTCTGAATCACACAGGAGAATTTATTGTAGAAGATGACTTAATGTATTTAGTACGAGCGATTCAAGAAAGTGAAAAACTCATTTTTATTGGAATTGGCAGCTCTGGATTAAGCGCACAAGAATTTTATTTCCGCACTGCACGTATGGGCTTCAATACCATTGCGATAACAGATGCGCATTTGATGTCTATTATCGGTCAAATGTGTAGTGCACGTACGACCATTGTTGCACTGACCAATAGTGGTGCCACAAAGGAAATTATTACGAGCATTGCACATGGACAAGCAAGCGGAGCAAAGATTATCGCACTTTCCCATTTTGAAACTGAAGCACTAACACGTCATTGTACACGCATCATTACGACAGCAGACAAACGTCACACACATGATGCTTACTTCATCAATAGTCAACTCTCTAACCAATTCATTATTGACCTTGTCAGTTATCACCTATTACAAGACGCAACATGTTTAGAGCACTACTCAAGAAGTCATCATGAACTGATATCAAAACATAGTCATTCTAAAAATTCTAATGATTTTACGCAATAA